In Agromyces archimandritae, one genomic interval encodes:
- a CDS encoding ABC transporter substrate-binding protein, producing the protein MTHRPRRRLPRLAAALALTGAVALAASACAGGGSEQADASDPLDVGQISDSIAFFPLFVAEQQGFFDDEGVELGERPRLGTGAKLAAALTSGSIDVAAGVITDAFNLQEQDDRARVTGALVTEYYVDVIVGEGFDGPAADAPVEERAAALVGKNIGITGPGSGTEALVTYLFESIGKDPSTDATLVNLGGSAPAAIGALSEGQVDALAFFQPVGQMAVSEGVGEIYISPQRGDIPAMEDELHGVLFSTTAALDAKGEQILAFNRAIDSALAFIAEEPDAAAELLAEYLGSTDAATLDALIALLPDEMADATAIDETGYRTAVDFHLESGLIDRAPAYDEIVWEDARR; encoded by the coding sequence ATGACCCACCGGCCCAGGAGGCGTCTGCCGCGCCTCGCCGCAGCCCTCGCCCTGACGGGCGCCGTCGCACTGGCCGCGAGCGCCTGTGCGGGCGGCGGATCCGAGCAGGCGGACGCATCCGATCCGCTCGACGTCGGGCAGATCAGCGACTCGATCGCCTTCTTCCCGCTCTTCGTCGCCGAACAGCAGGGGTTCTTCGACGACGAGGGCGTCGAGCTCGGCGAACGCCCGCGCCTCGGCACCGGCGCCAAGCTCGCCGCAGCCCTCACCTCGGGCTCGATCGACGTCGCCGCCGGCGTCATCACGGACGCCTTCAACCTGCAGGAGCAGGACGATCGCGCCCGCGTCACGGGGGCGCTCGTCACCGAGTACTACGTCGACGTCATCGTCGGCGAGGGCTTCGACGGGCCGGCCGCCGACGCCCCGGTCGAGGAGCGGGCCGCTGCGCTCGTCGGCAAGAACATCGGCATCACGGGGCCGGGGTCGGGCACCGAGGCGCTCGTGACGTACCTCTTCGAGAGCATCGGCAAGGACCCGTCGACGGATGCCACGCTCGTGAACCTCGGCGGATCGGCACCGGCCGCGATCGGCGCCCTCTCAGAAGGCCAGGTGGATGCGCTCGCCTTCTTCCAGCCCGTCGGCCAGATGGCCGTCTCGGAGGGCGTCGGCGAGATCTACATCTCGCCGCAGCGCGGAGACATCCCCGCGATGGAGGACGAGCTGCATGGCGTGCTCTTCAGCACCACCGCCGCCCTCGACGCCAAGGGCGAGCAGATCCTGGCGTTCAACCGGGCGATCGACTCGGCGCTCGCATTCATCGCCGAGGAGCCGGATGCGGCGGCCGAGCTGCTCGCCGAATACCTCGGTTCGACGGATGCGGCGACGCTCGACGCGCTCATCGCCCTGCTCCCCGACGAGATGGCCGACGCGACCGCGATCGACGAGACCGGCTACCGGACCGCGGTCGACTTCCACCTCGAATCCGGACTCATCGACCGGGCGCCCGCCTATGACGAGATCGTCTGGGAGGACGCCCGGCGGTGA
- a CDS encoding ABC transporter permease: MTAAHTIPAGAASGAPASGCPVKEARRRSWWSRNGRRTTVWMLRVALFLAFLGAWQLASATVANPLFISNPAAVWNQLIEWIADGTLPTHTWITVQEVAAGYAIGVVTGALLGFLLAAVHLVYDVFEPFMMALYSIPKVALAPLFIVWFGIGIEMKIILAAVSVFFLVFLNTAAGVRDVDRGLIDAVRLMGASRRQVALKVVLPAAMTGLLTGLKVSIPYALIGAVIGELVASNRGLGYLINDSAAQFNTAGVFAAVAVLTVLAMLLNGIVALISSRAGRWKPLDEA; the protein is encoded by the coding sequence ATGACCGCGGCGCACACGATCCCGGCGGGCGCGGCATCCGGAGCCCCCGCCTCCGGCTGCCCCGTCAAGGAGGCGAGGCGACGCAGCTGGTGGAGCCGCAACGGCCGCCGCACGACGGTGTGGATGCTGCGGGTCGCCCTCTTCCTGGCGTTTCTCGGCGCCTGGCAGCTCGCCTCGGCGACGGTGGCGAACCCGTTGTTCATCTCGAACCCGGCCGCGGTCTGGAACCAGCTCATCGAGTGGATCGCGGACGGCACACTGCCCACGCATACCTGGATCACCGTCCAGGAGGTCGCCGCCGGCTACGCCATCGGCGTCGTCACCGGCGCCCTCCTGGGCTTCCTGCTCGCCGCCGTCCACCTCGTCTACGACGTGTTCGAGCCGTTCATGATGGCCCTGTACTCCATCCCGAAGGTCGCGCTCGCGCCGCTCTTCATCGTCTGGTTCGGCATCGGGATCGAGATGAAAATCATCCTGGCCGCCGTAAGCGTCTTCTTCCTCGTATTCCTGAACACGGCCGCCGGCGTGCGGGACGTGGATCGCGGACTCATCGACGCGGTCCGCCTCATGGGCGCTTCGCGCCGGCAGGTGGCGCTGAAGGTCGTGTTGCCGGCCGCGATGACGGGGCTGCTCACCGGGCTCAAGGTCTCCATCCCCTACGCCCTCATCGGCGCCGTGATCGGCGAGCTCGTCGCCTCGAATCGCGGGCTCGGCTACCTCATCAACGATTCGGCCGCGCAGTTCAACACGGCGGGCGTCTTCGCGGCCGTCGCCGTGCTCACCGTGCTGGCGATGCTGCTGAACGGCATCGTCGCCCTGATCTCCTCGCGGGCCGGGCGCTGGAAGCCCCTCGACGAGGCCTGA
- a CDS encoding ABC transporter ATP-binding protein — translation MSGVLEIERLTKEFQRDDVATVALRDFSLSIGTGSFVTVLGRSGCGKSTMLNLLSGLQKPTSGRVLHHGRPHTGPTPDIGYLTQSDTLMPWRTVQRNVEMPLEIAGTGRAERRATAEDLIARVGLAGFADSYPRELSGGMRRRASLARMLASGAETILMDEPFGALDAQLRRELQGELLRLWAQTRQTVVFVTHDIDEALLLGDRVVVLGALGRILLDLEIGLGRPRDLEAIAETPAFAELRHTFAAALRAGAEAGSEAAA, via the coding sequence GTGAGCGGCGTCCTCGAGATCGAGCGCCTCACGAAGGAGTTCCAGCGAGACGACGTCGCCACCGTCGCCCTCCGAGACTTCAGCCTCAGCATCGGCACGGGCTCCTTCGTGACCGTGCTCGGCCGATCAGGCTGCGGCAAGTCGACCATGCTGAACCTGCTCTCGGGGCTGCAGAAGCCGACGTCCGGGCGGGTCCTGCACCACGGCCGACCGCACACGGGCCCCACACCCGATATCGGCTATCTCACGCAGAGCGACACGCTGATGCCCTGGCGCACAGTACAGCGCAACGTCGAGATGCCCCTCGAGATCGCCGGGACCGGTCGCGCCGAACGACGGGCCACCGCCGAGGACCTCATCGCCAGGGTCGGCCTCGCAGGCTTCGCCGACAGCTATCCGCGCGAACTGTCCGGCGGCATGCGGCGACGGGCGAGCCTCGCGCGCATGCTCGCCTCCGGGGCCGAGACGATCCTCATGGACGAGCCGTTCGGCGCCCTCGACGCGCAACTGCGTCGAGAGCTCCAGGGCGAGCTGCTCCGACTCTGGGCGCAGACGCGGCAGACGGTCGTCTTCGTCACGCACGACATCGACGAGGCCCTCCTCCTCGGCGATCGCGTCGTCGTGCTCGGGGCGCTCGGCCGAATCCTGCTCGACCTGGAGATCGGGCTCGGCCGGCCGCGAGACCTCGAGGCGATCGCCGAGACGCCGGCGTTCGCCGAGCTGCGGCACACGTTCGCGGCGGCCCTGCGCGCCGGTGCCGAAGCCGGATCGGAGGCGGCGGCATGA
- a CDS encoding DUF6282 family protein, translating into MPEHPRPSDHSRRLVQGAYDVHVHIAPDVMRRRITDLELAARFADLGMAGFVLKSHYVPTAERASLVRAVHPEVDAVGAVTLNASVGGMNPVAVEIAARSGARFVWMPTVDSANQRSSLAAAPEGSTPPMWAALQQDLRDRGIDSPPVEVLGADGEVALACGQVLDLIARHDLTLATGHLHGDESARVIAAARDRGVRRIVVTHPEFTSQRIPVEAQRALVPSGALLERCLTTPLTGKVSWADWLGNIRAAGPEHSVISSDLGQPFNPPVEDGLAIAADILLGDGFGEAEVRTMIVHNSRFLVGAAPLDDAPAAHHELQETTP; encoded by the coding sequence ATGCCCGAGCACCCCCGACCGAGCGACCACTCCCGCCGCCTTGTGCAGGGCGCCTACGACGTCCACGTGCACATCGCCCCCGACGTCATGCGGCGCCGCATCACGGACCTCGAACTCGCAGCCCGCTTCGCCGACCTCGGCATGGCGGGCTTCGTGCTGAAATCGCACTACGTGCCCACGGCCGAACGCGCCTCGCTCGTGCGCGCCGTGCACCCCGAGGTGGATGCGGTGGGCGCCGTCACCCTGAATGCCTCGGTGGGCGGTATGAACCCGGTCGCCGTCGAGATCGCTGCGCGTAGCGGCGCACGATTCGTCTGGATGCCCACCGTCGACAGCGCGAACCAGCGCTCGAGCCTCGCCGCCGCCCCCGAAGGCTCGACCCCGCCGATGTGGGCCGCCCTGCAGCAGGATCTCCGCGACCGGGGCATCGACAGCCCGCCGGTCGAGGTGCTCGGCGCCGACGGCGAGGTCGCGCTCGCCTGCGGGCAGGTGCTCGACCTCATCGCCCGGCACGACCTCACCCTCGCCACCGGGCACCTGCACGGCGACGAATCGGCGCGGGTCATCGCGGCGGCCCGCGACCGCGGCGTTCGCCGCATCGTCGTCACGCATCCGGAGTTCACCTCGCAGCGCATCCCGGTGGAGGCCCAGCGCGCCCTCGTGCCGAGCGGCGCACTGCTCGAGCGGTGCCTGACGACTCCGCTCACGGGCAAGGTGTCGTGGGCGGACTGGCTCGGCAACATCCGTGCCGCCGGCCCCGAGCACTCGGTCATCAGCTCCGACCTCGGCCAGCCCTTCAACCCGCCCGTCGAAGACGGGCTCGCGATCGCCGCCGACATCCTGCTCGGCGACGGCTTCGGCGAAGCGGAGGTGCGCACGATGATCGTCCACAACTCTCGGTTCCTCGTCGGCGCCGCCCCGCTCGACGACGCGCCGGCGGCCCATCACGAGCTGCAGGAGACGACCCCGTGA
- the nadE gene encoding ammonia-dependent NAD(+) synthetase produces MRELQERIIADLHVSPSIDPAAEVRRRIDFLKDYLRGGGAGGFVLGISGGQDSTLAGRLCALAVAELADAGSPARFLAVRLPYGVQHDEDDARLALDFIEAPETVDFGIRGGVDGLAADFLEAAGAPISDFGKGNVKARMRMIAQYALAGENGLLVVGTDHAAEAVTGFFTKYGDGGADVLPLTGLTKRQGRAMLEYLGAPERLYLKIPTADLLDENPGQSDEANLGIGYRDIDAYLEGEEIDDEVAARIERRYLQTEHKRRTPASLFDEWWRPGA; encoded by the coding sequence ATGCGCGAACTGCAGGAACGGATCATCGCCGATCTCCACGTCTCCCCGTCGATCGATCCCGCCGCCGAGGTGCGGCGTCGCATCGATTTCCTGAAGGACTACCTCCGCGGCGGCGGCGCCGGCGGCTTCGTGCTCGGCATCAGCGGCGGGCAGGATTCCACCCTCGCCGGCCGGCTTTGCGCGCTCGCCGTCGCAGAACTCGCCGACGCCGGCTCACCCGCCCGCTTCCTCGCCGTGCGGCTGCCCTACGGCGTGCAGCACGACGAAGACGACGCGCGACTGGCCCTCGACTTCATCGAAGCGCCCGAAACCGTCGATTTCGGCATCCGGGGCGGCGTCGACGGCCTCGCGGCCGACTTCCTCGAAGCCGCAGGCGCGCCCATCAGCGACTTCGGCAAAGGCAACGTGAAGGCGCGCATGCGCATGATCGCCCAGTACGCGCTCGCCGGCGAGAACGGCCTGCTGGTCGTCGGCACCGACCACGCGGCCGAGGCCGTCACGGGCTTCTTCACCAAATACGGCGACGGGGGAGCGGACGTGCTGCCCCTCACCGGGCTCACGAAACGCCAGGGGCGGGCCATGCTCGAATACCTCGGGGCGCCCGAGCGCCTGTACTTGAAGATCCCGACCGCGGACCTCCTCGACGAGAACCCCGGCCAGTCCGACGAAGCCAACCTCGGCATCGGCTATCGCGACATCGACGCCTACCTCGAAGGCGAGGAGATCGACGACGAGGTGGCCGCTCGCATCGAGCGTCGCTACCTGCAGACCGAGCACAAGCGCCGTACGCCCGCCTCGCTCTTCGACGAATGGTGGCGGCCGGGCGCCTGA
- a CDS encoding aldo/keto reductase: MTFSAIPERYDRMEYRRVGRSGLKLPALSLGLWHNFGDGRPFETQRAIVRRAFDLGITHFDLANNYGPPPGSAEANFGRILAGDLAAYRDEIIVSTKAGYRMGPGPYGEWGSRKNLTASLDASLGRLGLDYVDVYYSHRPDPDTPIEETMGALAQAVRAGKALYVGVSNYSAAETRAARDALAAEGVPLTIHQPRYSVFDRHVEDDGLFDALEELGAGAIVFSPLAQGLLTDRYLGGVPEDSRAATSGFLPRERVDAAYLERARALDAVARGRGQSLAQLALSWVLRVPQIASALIGASSVAQLEQNVAALDAAPLDTEEVAAVEPFTAHGSVLG, from the coding sequence ATGACCTTCTCAGCCATTCCCGAACGTTACGACCGCATGGAGTATCGGCGGGTCGGTCGCAGCGGCCTGAAGCTTCCGGCGCTCTCCCTCGGCCTCTGGCACAACTTCGGCGACGGCCGGCCGTTCGAGACGCAGCGTGCGATCGTCCGCCGGGCCTTCGACCTCGGCATCACCCATTTCGACCTCGCCAACAACTACGGCCCGCCGCCCGGCAGCGCCGAGGCGAACTTCGGCCGGATCCTCGCCGGGGACCTGGCCGCCTACCGGGACGAGATCATCGTCTCGACGAAGGCCGGGTACCGCATGGGCCCCGGCCCCTACGGCGAATGGGGTTCCCGCAAGAACCTGACCGCCTCGCTCGACGCCTCCCTCGGCCGCCTCGGGCTCGACTACGTCGACGTCTACTACTCGCACCGCCCCGACCCCGACACCCCGATCGAAGAGACGATGGGCGCTCTCGCGCAGGCCGTGCGGGCGGGCAAGGCGCTCTACGTCGGCGTCTCGAACTACTCGGCTGCCGAGACCCGGGCCGCACGCGACGCCTTGGCCGCCGAGGGCGTGCCGCTCACGATCCACCAGCCCCGCTACTCGGTGTTCGACCGGCATGTCGAGGACGACGGCCTCTTCGACGCCCTCGAGGAGCTGGGGGCGGGGGCGATCGTCTTCTCGCCGCTGGCCCAGGGGCTGCTGACGGACCGGTACCTCGGCGGGGTGCCGGAGGATTCCCGGGCGGCCACGAGCGGGTTCCTGCCCCGCGAGCGGGTGGATGCCGCGTACCTCGAACGGGCTCGCGCACTGGATGCCGTGGCTCGCGGCCGCGGCCAGAGCCTCGCCCAGCTCGCCCTCTCGTGGGTGCTGCGCGTGCCGCAGATCGCCAGCGCCCTCATCGGCGCCTCGAGCGTCGCGCAGCTCGAGCAGAACGTCGCAGCCCTGGACGCGGCTCCGCTCGATACCGAGGAGGTCGCCGCCGTCGAGCCCTTCACCGCGCACGGTTCCGTGCTCGGGTAA
- the msrA gene encoding peptide-methionine (S)-S-oxide reductase MsrA yields the protein METYVLAGGCFWCLDAVYRTLRGVADVVSGYTGGTVADPDYELVCTGTTGHAEAVAVTFDPEVLPPEVVLDVFFTLHDPTQLNRQGADVGTQYRSAMFYTDEAQRERFEAARKRAAEWWPGEIVTTIEPLGAFFPAEEYHQDFFAKNPGQGYCLAVALPKVNKIRRSYAEYVQA from the coding sequence ATGGAAACGTATGTTCTCGCGGGTGGATGCTTCTGGTGCCTCGACGCGGTGTACCGCACCTTGCGCGGCGTCGCCGACGTCGTCTCCGGGTACACCGGCGGCACGGTCGCCGACCCCGACTACGAGCTCGTCTGCACCGGCACGACCGGGCACGCCGAAGCGGTCGCCGTGACCTTCGACCCCGAGGTGCTGCCGCCCGAGGTCGTCCTCGACGTCTTCTTCACCCTGCACGATCCGACGCAGCTGAACCGGCAGGGCGCCGACGTCGGCACCCAGTACCGTTCGGCGATGTTCTACACCGACGAGGCGCAGCGGGAACGCTTCGAAGCGGCCCGCAAGCGGGCGGCCGAGTGGTGGCCGGGCGAGATCGTCACGACCATCGAACCGCTCGGCGCCTTCTTCCCCGCCGAGGAATACCACCAGGACTTCTTCGCGAAGAACCCCGGGCAGGGCTACTGCCTGGCCGTCGCCCTGCCGAAGGTCAACAAGATCCGCCGCTCCTATGCGGAGTACGTCCAGGCCTGA
- a CDS encoding single-stranded DNA-binding protein has protein sequence MADHITITGFVGNEPQVIPTKNGQAMTVFRIGSTRRRRTENGWEDAGTNWYGVTAHRYLGQNAHASIKKGDPVVVSGQLRVTDWENGERRGTNLDIVADAIGHDLGWGRSVFARSITRSTSPDAGADEAWPETGPASADGDPGDAAEDPAGDLPTEPADATPVPF, from the coding sequence ATGGCCGACCACATCACGATCACGGGGTTCGTCGGCAACGAACCGCAGGTGATCCCCACCAAGAACGGTCAGGCGATGACCGTGTTCCGCATCGGATCGACCCGCCGCAGGCGTACCGAGAACGGTTGGGAGGACGCCGGCACCAACTGGTACGGCGTCACCGCGCACCGCTACCTCGGCCAGAACGCCCACGCGAGCATCAAGAAGGGCGACCCCGTCGTCGTCAGCGGGCAGCTGCGCGTCACCGACTGGGAGAACGGCGAGCGTCGGGGCACGAACCTCGACATCGTCGCCGACGCGATCGGGCACGACCTCGGCTGGGGTCGCTCGGTCTTCGCCCGCAGCATCACCCGGTCGACCTCGCCGGACGCCGGCGCCGACGAGGCGTGGCCCGAGACCGGGCCGGCATCCGCGGACGGCGACCCGGGCGACGCGGCGGAGGATCCCGCAGGCGATCTCCCGACCGAACCCGCCGACGCGACGCCCGTGCCGTTCTGA
- a CDS encoding DUF6993 domain-containing protein, whose protein sequence is MRSAHPLRRIAAAASAVAVIAALAACTSDPSPAPSPSPSASERPSPTPAGPPELDPDGGAVDNLGYFDHVNRTTAATEPGVDGRVFIDALVAAGFDKAAMQVTADRTTLGSEADSVQFSVTWKGECLIGQYGPGSDGYQSAVQPELGTSGCLIGATRPIDW, encoded by the coding sequence ATGAGGAGTGCCCATCCGCTTCGACGGATCGCCGCAGCCGCTTCGGCGGTCGCCGTCATCGCCGCGCTCGCCGCGTGCACCTCCGATCCGTCGCCGGCCCCGAGTCCGTCGCCGTCGGCGAGCGAGCGCCCGAGCCCGACGCCGGCCGGCCCGCCGGAGCTCGACCCCGACGGCGGCGCCGTCGACAACCTCGGCTACTTCGACCATGTGAACCGCACGACGGCCGCGACCGAGCCCGGCGTCGACGGGCGCGTGTTCATCGACGCCCTCGTCGCTGCCGGCTTCGACAAGGCCGCCATGCAGGTGACGGCCGACCGGACGACGCTCGGCAGCGAGGCCGACTCGGTCCAGTTCTCCGTGACCTGGAAGGGCGAATGCCTCATCGGCCAGTACGGGCCGGGCTCCGACGGCTACCAGAGCGCCGTGCAGCCCGAGCTCGGCACGAGCGGCTGCCTGATCGGCGCCACCCGCCCCATAGACTGGTAG
- a CDS encoding phage portal protein, with protein sequence MVRKPRRRLPLYAVELAGVDIAGARLAEVYTPTDRQAWALPENSSHWRPAGDPEPHPLGVTPWVRFRDRLDDEPRGLIAPLVPLQLQVNEIRFEMLVAMQYSSFRQRWATGLMLSDETGDEPRDGAGDGPGFEPGADRLWTSDSTDTKFGEFAQTDVSGHLAAYSSAVKTLAAIAQINPNILTGDLINVSAEGLASLNDSTQRRLNEYELLFGEAWEAVFRLAAQAAGQPLEGPSAAVRWRDTEARSLAATVDALGKLRQTLDVPVEALWERVPGVTNDDVDRWRAMRDADPLHALTAAVTNGAPVLATAPDSTAPGA encoded by the coding sequence CTGGTACGCAAACCCCGACGCCGACTTCCCCTCTACGCCGTCGAGCTCGCCGGCGTAGATATCGCCGGCGCCCGCCTCGCCGAGGTCTACACCCCGACGGACCGCCAGGCCTGGGCCCTGCCCGAGAACTCGAGCCACTGGCGGCCCGCCGGCGACCCCGAGCCGCACCCCCTCGGCGTCACCCCCTGGGTCCGCTTCCGCGACCGCCTCGACGACGAGCCCCGCGGCCTGATCGCCCCGCTCGTCCCGCTCCAACTGCAGGTGAACGAAATTCGATTTGAAATGCTCGTCGCCATGCAGTACTCGAGCTTCCGGCAGCGCTGGGCGACCGGCCTCATGCTTAGCGACGAGACCGGCGACGAGCCCCGCGACGGCGCCGGCGACGGCCCTGGCTTCGAACCCGGCGCAGACCGCCTTTGGACAAGCGACTCGACCGACACCAAGTTCGGCGAATTCGCCCAGACCGACGTAAGCGGCCACCTCGCCGCCTACAGCAGCGCTGTCAAGACACTTGCCGCGATCGCACAGATCAACCCCAACATCCTCACCGGCGACCTCATCAACGTCTCCGCCGAAGGCCTCGCCTCCCTCAACGACTCGACCCAGCGCCGCCTCAACGAGTACGAGCTCCTGTTCGGCGAAGCGTGGGAAGCCGTCTTCCGACTCGCCGCGCAAGCCGCGGGCCAACCCCTCGAGGGCCCGTCGGCCGCCGTCCGCTGGCGCGACACCGAGGCCCGCTCACTCGCCGCGACCGTCGACGCCCTCGGCAAGCTCCGCCAAACCCTCGACGTCCCCGTCGAAGCCCTCTGGGAGCGCGTCCCCGGCGTCACCAACGACGACGTCGACCGCTGGCGAGCCATGCGCGACGCCGACCCCCTGCACGCCCTCACGGCCGCCGTCACCAACGGCGCCCCCGTGCTCGCCACCGCCCCCGACAGCACCGCCCCCGGCGCCTGA
- a CDS encoding phage portal protein, whose protein sequence is MPLTPALVDDAVAALDRDLRRDGRLGKVKRYLAGDHDRPFLPGDTTRALLQLADRSQCNWLPLVSDTFSRSLAVDGFRAARAADDALAWAHWQANGLDARQTIAHRGALEYGTSYVVVWPDASLPTGARIRPLSPLRSAAWYANPDADFPSTPSSSPA, encoded by the coding sequence ATGCCTCTCACGCCTGCCCTCGTCGACGACGCCGTCGCCGCACTCGACCGCGACCTCCGCCGCGACGGCCGCCTCGGCAAGGTCAAGCGCTACCTCGCCGGCGACCACGACCGGCCGTTCCTACCGGGCGACACGACGCGCGCGCTCCTCCAGCTCGCCGACCGCAGCCAATGCAACTGGCTGCCCCTGGTCTCGGATACCTTCAGCCGGTCATTGGCCGTCGACGGCTTCCGCGCCGCCCGCGCGGCAGACGACGCGCTGGCATGGGCCCACTGGCAAGCCAACGGCCTCGACGCCCGCCAAACGATCGCCCACCGCGGCGCCCTCGAATACGGCACGTCCTACGTCGTCGTCTGGCCCGACGCCTCCCTCCCCACCGGCGCCCGCATCCGCCCCCTCTCGCCCCTCCGCTCGGCGGCCTGGTACGCAAACCCCGACGCCGACTTCCCCTCTACGCCGTCGAGCTCGCCGGCGTAG